In bacterium, one DNA window encodes the following:
- a CDS encoding VWA domain-containing protein, translating into MRRILLTVVFSLLALSVTYAQPNLNFKRVTVNWPTIELYFSVGCNGNPAYNMAKQDFKIFENDIEVKDFTLWCPDPSVRCGMSVALVFDASGSMSGAGNAGAKAAGRAFVDGMDGMIDEATVIWFNTQVNIAQQMTTLKPLLYSAVDGIPAGGGTAVWDGCYAGIIELINNGVNQCRAVIVMTDGGDNSSTRTPAEIISLANRNRIPVFTIGLGTSINATELEMIALLTGGRYYQTPNAGQLAAIYLEIMTIIQQGMQECVITYERDCADGGYRSVELQLKDFCGGTDVETKTYRAPMDSTTFSDLYMELGDTYAKGGADVDVPLELITPIDDRMFYPFRFTVLFDESKLQFKAAEAPVGYLLHGVPFTVSPAAGGVYIQTAARIPVSGNGLLLNLTFGTVMVQDTTCTQVSFYQPNFEQGCFIPKVASGEVCIVPAVPEVACTMDGPSQLAWEELITDYVPNPFTVTGRFFNTGEADALNARFKIAYDTTVLRLVSPLMDEQSASPPNIAPGNYAEVSWQVAARPIPTGDSTMICITGMMDNHKSIDCCVQVYVPPATTSFECSLDIPEIEIRPDQKGYTPMPFTVRAGIKNNGAAQTGSMIASILLPDGFTLTGSASERQLTRQLNPGSLAPDEEAFIEWYLEHDPVALGKTANIQVEFTENGAFACIAGGDVTLPALDIPFTVQLTHDDDLLLCEGETVTLNAPEGYASYKWSTGYEQRSLTVSTTGDYWCTVKTPSGQSGQSDTVHVEVYPIPHPQLQPGGTQTLCDGDTLILDAGAGFTYYNWNNGATGQKALIMRSGAYFVTVGNAAGCEGRSDTVFVQILPAPDKPRINRTGDVLMTDLGPMYQWMLNGQNIPGATNQYHVAVATGTYRVRITNEHGCSSLSDPLTISVLGVDDTRMPGDPVMHVYPDPADDRVTLSLEMPAGMTGSVFLVDILGKTELLRDAVGSGQRIKTTLDLSGRAKGMYHIMLRTPDGVYTKKFLKK; encoded by the coding sequence ATGCGACGCATTCTTCTCACTGTTGTTTTTTCCCTGCTTGCGCTGTCGGTGACATACGCACAGCCCAACCTGAATTTCAAACGTGTGACGGTGAACTGGCCGACGATTGAGCTGTATTTCTCGGTGGGATGTAATGGCAATCCCGCGTACAACATGGCGAAGCAGGATTTCAAAATCTTTGAAAATGATATCGAGGTGAAGGATTTCACGCTGTGGTGTCCGGATCCTTCCGTGCGTTGCGGAATGAGTGTGGCGCTGGTGTTCGACGCGTCCGGTTCGATGTCCGGCGCCGGGAATGCCGGGGCGAAGGCCGCGGGACGTGCCTTCGTCGATGGGATGGACGGCATGATCGATGAGGCGACGGTTATCTGGTTCAACACGCAGGTGAACATCGCCCAGCAGATGACCACGCTCAAGCCGCTGTTGTACTCGGCGGTAGACGGAATCCCGGCCGGAGGGGGCACCGCGGTGTGGGACGGATGCTACGCCGGTATCATCGAGCTTATCAACAATGGAGTCAATCAGTGTCGTGCGGTGATTGTGATGACGGACGGTGGCGACAATTCCTCGACGCGCACACCGGCAGAAATCATCTCCCTCGCGAACCGGAATCGCATCCCCGTGTTTACCATTGGACTGGGTACTTCCATCAATGCGACGGAACTGGAAATGATTGCGCTGCTTACGGGGGGACGCTACTACCAGACGCCGAATGCCGGACAGCTTGCCGCAATCTACCTGGAAATCATGACCATCATCCAGCAGGGAATGCAGGAATGTGTCATCACGTACGAACGCGACTGCGCGGATGGCGGCTATCGTTCGGTCGAGTTGCAGCTGAAAGATTTCTGCGGTGGAACGGATGTGGAGACCAAGACCTATCGCGCACCGATGGATTCAACAACGTTCTCCGATCTGTACATGGAGTTGGGTGATACCTATGCGAAAGGAGGCGCGGATGTCGACGTTCCACTTGAGCTCATCACACCCATCGATGACAGGATGTTCTATCCCTTCCGCTTTACCGTGCTTTTCGACGAATCAAAACTGCAGTTCAAGGCGGCTGAGGCACCCGTCGGGTATCTGCTCCACGGCGTGCCCTTCACCGTCAGTCCCGCCGCAGGGGGCGTGTATATTCAAACAGCCGCCCGCATCCCCGTCAGCGGGAACGGATTGCTTTTGAATTTGACCTTCGGCACGGTGATGGTACAGGATACCACCTGCACACAGGTCAGTTTCTATCAGCCGAATTTCGAACAGGGCTGCTTCATTCCGAAGGTGGCGTCCGGCGAAGTGTGTATCGTGCCCGCGGTACCCGAAGTCGCGTGCACCATGGATGGGCCCAGCCAGCTGGCATGGGAGGAATTGATCACGGACTATGTGCCGAATCCTTTCACGGTAACCGGTCGCTTTTTCAATACGGGAGAGGCGGACGCATTGAATGCCCGTTTCAAGATCGCGTATGATACGACAGTACTCCGGCTGGTTTCTCCGTTGATGGATGAGCAGTCTGCCTCACCACCGAATATTGCACCCGGCAATTACGCGGAGGTGAGCTGGCAGGTTGCAGCCAGGCCCATTCCCACAGGGGATTCCACAATGATCTGCATCACTGGCATGATGGACAATCACAAGTCGATCGATTGCTGTGTGCAGGTCTATGTGCCTCCTGCAACGACCTCCTTCGAATGCAGTCTCGATATCCCCGAAATCGAAATTCGTCCCGACCAGAAGGGATATACCCCGATGCCGTTTACCGTGCGCGCCGGGATAAAGAATAACGGGGCTGCGCAAACCGGGTCGATGATCGCGAGCATTCTTCTCCCCGACGGCTTTACGCTCACCGGCTCCGCCAGCGAACGACAGCTCACAAGGCAGCTCAATCCCGGTTCCCTGGCTCCGGATGAGGAAGCGTTCATCGAATGGTATCTCGAGCACGACCCGGTCGCGCTCGGTAAGACCGCAAACATCCAGGTGGAGTTCACCGAAAACGGCGCCTTCGCCTGCATCGCAGGTGGTGATGTCACACTCCCCGCACTCGATATCCCGTTCACGGTCCAGCTCACCCATGACGACGATCTTCTGCTCTGCGAAGGTGAGACCGTCACCCTCAATGCGCCGGAAGGATACGCTTCCTATAAATGGTCCACCGGCTACGAGCAGCGTTCGCTTACCGTAAGTACGACGGGTGATTACTGGTGCACGGTGAAAACGCCCTCCGGACAGAGTGGACAGTCGGATACCGTGCATGTCGAAGTGTATCCCATTCCGCATCCGCAGCTGCAGCCCGGCGGTACGCAGACGCTGTGCGACGGCGATACGCTCATACTTGATGCGGGTGCGGGCTTCACGTACTATAACTGGAACAACGGGGCGACGGGACAGAAGGCCCTCATCATGCGATCCGGCGCCTATTTTGTAACCGTAGGAAATGCCGCCGGTTGCGAGGGCAGATCGGACACAGTGTTCGTGCAGATTCTGCCTGCACCGGACAAGCCCCGGATCAACCGTACGGGTGATGTTCTGATGACGGATCTGGGTCCGATGTACCAGTGGATGCTCAATGGACAGAATATCCCCGGTGCCACGAATCAGTATCATGTTGCGGTCGCGACGGGAACATACCGGGTGCGAATCACCAACGAGCATGGTTGCAGCAGCCTCTCCGACCCGCTCACGATTTCCGTGCTGGGTGTCGATGATACGCGTATGCCGGGGGATCCGGTCATGCATGTCTACCCCGATCCCGCGGACGACCGCG
- a CDS encoding thioredoxin domain-containing protein, which translates to MTIKTTATQPPAKWQQRLIFFLIPLGFIISAYLLYMHISPQLGMGGGNLCSMLFGNGCDAALMTTWSAFLGVPLAAWGITYYVTLSLILLFYRLTRSADAVPVPGIAVFIGVMGAAAGIALLVIMLGGWSPFCAFCAIEHGLNLVLAWLLLRANGEGVLRLLGRGWSIIRDFFAGTEKLSVSQRLSVAGVSIALVVAIGLYQWAYIIEQSLEIGSLQINEQAIVRDLQLQRPVDIPIDSTDAILGDPTSTLKVVLFSDFECPSCRKLAKELMRMSPLFDQRAMLVFKNMPLGKGCNPALEEDIHPKACLYARAAEVARQQGKFWEYHDDLFNAAIAGQQPNLITLATNHGIDSLTFVTQLDAPETAAKVRRDVELALKLGINGTPALYINGAAVNDIRPRSVHFLLEHIIRTREMINRLPVEHVDEEFEQTGD; encoded by the coding sequence ATGACTATAAAGACCACTGCAACACAGCCGCCGGCAAAATGGCAACAGCGCCTGATATTCTTCCTCATACCTCTCGGATTCATCATCTCGGCATACCTGCTGTACATGCATATCAGTCCGCAGCTCGGGATGGGCGGAGGAAATCTCTGTTCCATGCTCTTCGGAAATGGCTGCGACGCGGCCTTGATGACGACGTGGTCAGCTTTTCTGGGTGTCCCTCTCGCAGCCTGGGGTATCACCTATTATGTCACGCTCTCCCTCATACTTCTATTTTACCGGCTCACACGTTCAGCGGATGCAGTTCCCGTTCCCGGTATCGCGGTGTTCATCGGTGTCATGGGAGCGGCAGCCGGGATAGCACTGCTGGTCATCATGCTGGGAGGCTGGAGTCCCTTCTGTGCCTTCTGTGCCATTGAACATGGACTGAATCTTGTGTTGGCCTGGCTGTTGCTCAGGGCCAACGGTGAGGGTGTGCTTCGACTCCTCGGACGCGGATGGAGTATCATCCGTGATTTCTTTGCAGGCACGGAAAAGCTCTCAGTATCACAACGACTTTCCGTCGCGGGTGTTTCGATCGCCCTCGTCGTCGCCATTGGCCTCTATCAGTGGGCGTACATCATCGAGCAATCACTGGAGATCGGATCGTTGCAGATCAACGAACAGGCGATCGTCAGGGATCTGCAGCTTCAACGACCTGTGGACATCCCCATCGACTCCACAGACGCTATCCTGGGTGATCCGACTTCTACGTTGAAGGTGGTGCTCTTCAGTGATTTTGAGTGTCCTTCATGTAGAAAATTGGCAAAAGAACTGATGCGCATGTCCCCTCTCTTCGACCAACGTGCCATGCTTGTGTTCAAGAACATGCCACTGGGGAAGGGCTGCAATCCGGCCCTGGAGGAAGACATCCACCCGAAGGCCTGCCTCTATGCACGCGCCGCGGAGGTCGCGCGTCAACAGGGGAAGTTCTGGGAGTATCACGACGACCTGTTCAATGCGGCGATTGCCGGGCAACAACCGAATCTGATTACCCTTGCGACCAATCATGGCATCGACTCACTTACCTTCGTCACGCAGCTCGATGCCCCGGAGACCGCCGCGAAGGTGCGACGTGATGTGGAACTGGCGTTGAAGCTCGGCATCAACGGTACTCCGGCGCTCTATATCAACGGTGCTGCCGTCAATGACATTCGTCCGCGATCCGTGCATTTTCTCCTCGAACACATCATCCGCACCCGTGAAATGATCAATCGGCTGCCCGTGGAACATGTGGATGAGGAATTTGAACAGACCGGAGACTAA
- a CDS encoding glycosyltransferase, producing the protein MNTVLIYTSPARGHLYPMMDIAIELEAQGYEVHVQTLAAEKEVVSAEGLYHIPISPDIESLPLEDYREGNPMAQFKSATSTWLQRAPLEIQDLRNTVTRIQPDLLIIDVNTWGAAAFAEAQGAPWVMFMPYILPIASADTPAFGPGFAPPANALHRLRDRVVDTLVGRAVRPQLEGLNAIREEMGVLPFTKLDDMYTQPDLLLYRTAEPFEYPREHWPKNILPIGPGLWAPPAPAPDWLNALPSPRILVSVSTEKQDDGAIIETALQALADEEGSLIVTTAALDPAQFTAPHEYVHITRFLSHAAIMNSIDLVVTHGGMGGTQRALAAGVPVCVIPCGRDQSETARRAEVSESGSMLPLRKLNVKNLRAAVRQALTRKAGAERIARAFAEAGGARRAVREIITISRGFE; encoded by the coding sequence ATGAACACTGTTCTTATCTATACATCCCCGGCACGCGGACACCTGTACCCGATGATGGACATCGCGATCGAACTCGAAGCGCAGGGATATGAGGTCCACGTCCAGACCCTCGCAGCGGAGAAGGAGGTCGTATCGGCGGAGGGACTTTATCACATCCCCATTTCCCCGGACATCGAGTCCCTGCCTCTCGAAGATTACCGTGAAGGCAATCCCATGGCGCAGTTCAAGTCCGCCACCAGCACCTGGCTTCAGCGGGCGCCTCTTGAAATCCAGGATCTGCGCAACACCGTTACGCGCATCCAACCCGATCTGCTCATCATCGACGTCAACACCTGGGGCGCTGCGGCGTTCGCGGAAGCGCAGGGTGCGCCGTGGGTGATGTTTATGCCGTATATCCTGCCCATAGCTTCGGCGGATACGCCTGCCTTCGGACCGGGTTTTGCTCCCCCCGCGAACGCATTGCATCGACTGCGCGATCGCGTGGTGGACACCCTCGTCGGCCGCGCCGTGCGTCCCCAGCTTGAAGGTCTCAATGCTATCCGTGAGGAGATGGGAGTACTTCCTTTCACGAAACTCGATGACATGTACACGCAGCCAGATCTCCTGCTGTATCGTACCGCAGAACCCTTCGAGTACCCCCGGGAGCATTGGCCGAAGAATATTCTTCCCATCGGTCCCGGACTCTGGGCACCTCCTGCCCCGGCGCCGGACTGGCTCAACGCGCTTCCTTCACCCCGGATACTGGTCAGCGTTTCCACCGAGAAACAGGATGACGGTGCCATCATCGAGACCGCGCTGCAGGCACTGGCCGATGAGGAGGGAAGTCTCATTGTAACCACGGCCGCACTGGATCCTGCACAGTTTACCGCTCCCCATGAATACGTGCATATCACCCGCTTCCTGTCGCACGCTGCAATCATGAACAGTATCGATCTCGTGGTGACGCACGGTGGTATGGGCGGCACCCAGCGCGCGCTCGCTGCTGGCGTTCCCGTCTGCGTTATCCCCTGCGGACGCGATCAGTCCGAGACCGCGCGCCGCGCCGAGGTCAGCGAGTCTGGCAGCATGCTTCCGCTCCGAAAACTCAATGTGAAGAACCTGCGCGCTGCAGTCCGGCAGGCGTTGACGCGAAAGGCCGGTGCCGAGCGCATCGCACGCGCATTCGCCGAGGCGGGTGGCGCAAGGCGCGCAGTGAGGGAGATCATCACAATTTCCCGAGGCTTTGAGTAA
- a CDS encoding TetR/AcrR family transcriptional regulator: MTRRYDMSRRSKQAAETRESILVATEGLLASRLISEITLEAIAEGAGTTVQTVLRHMESRDGCFNAVAQRVAARVQKQRGNFAYDSIEAAVDDLIAHYEAEGRLILNLLAQERDGDVFVAQMMRRGREFHRRWARRCFARHLFRSDTATIDALVVATDIYAWKLLRLDLGRSVRAVQRVMSVMVRNILEAA; this comes from the coding sequence ATGACACGACGTTACGATATGTCCCGGCGGTCAAAGCAGGCCGCGGAGACGCGGGAGAGTATCCTTGTCGCCACGGAGGGACTGCTTGCGAGCAGGTTGATTTCCGAAATCACGCTTGAGGCGATTGCGGAGGGGGCAGGGACGACGGTGCAGACGGTGCTGCGGCATATGGAGTCGCGGGATGGCTGCTTCAATGCCGTCGCGCAGCGTGTGGCGGCGCGGGTGCAGAAGCAGCGGGGGAATTTCGCGTACGACAGCATCGAAGCGGCCGTTGACGATCTCATCGCGCACTATGAGGCAGAGGGTCGGCTGATCCTCAACCTCCTGGCACAGGAGCGGGATGGGGATGTGTTCGTTGCCCAGATGATGCGCAGGGGAAGGGAGTTTCACAGGAGATGGGCGCGCCGCTGTTTCGCGAGGCATTTGTTTCGCAGCGATACGGCGACGATTGATGCGCTTGTGGTCGCGACGGACATTTACGCCTGGAAGCTATTGCGACTGGATCTCGGTCGCAGCGTACGGGCTGTGCAGCGCGTGATGTCGGTCATGGTCAGGAATATTCTGGAGGCCGCATGA
- a CDS encoding AAA family ATPase translates to MHEVKLAVGKDFFSSYSRLPKAQQKKTEDFIKKFQSNPDSTGINLEKFDSVDENLRSVRIDRDYRGIVFKEPKGNVFILLWVDHHDDAYDWGRSKRMHLNPAIGALQLYDEVILEGRLAENGDGDEREEVLFAHVKDKDLLRLGIPEPFLPLVRIVKDEAHFDELESIFPEEAAEALLLLAAGCSVEEAWAELETARQAKIDAEDYASALAHPDSQRRFRLLSDDAELDEMLQAPLEHWRVFLHPTQRKVVEMQANGPIRVLGGAGTGKTVAAMHRVKWLLEHVVEDGQRILFTTFTRNLATDIQENLRQLLSDEQMKRVDVVNIDRWADVMLRHNGYEFGLHFHSGNKSIWEQVLGGRPLDYPAAFLRDEWEWVVQEQGIITQQEYLRAQRSGRGTSLTLRQRMEIWPLFEEYRRMLDEKGLMEPMDVARECRGLIERAGSELPYRAVVVDEAQDMRVETYRLLRAIVPPQPNDMFIVGDAHQRIYGQPVVLGRCGIEIRGRARRLRVNYRTTEETRRWAVALLEGRQFDDLDGEADSLDGYRSLVHGSAPVVQHFPSFGEEVDFICARIAELREEGVDDRNICLTSRTNEQVNRYSGALEVKGLQVKIIDNSMHDDRSVSGIRLATMHRVKGLEFGAVFVAGMDAATMPLHYAMDSAADAAARAQIETMERSLLHVAVTRARRRAFVTGWGERSPLLVNLT, encoded by the coding sequence ATGCATGAAGTAAAACTGGCAGTGGGGAAGGATTTCTTCTCCTCCTACAGCAGGCTTCCGAAAGCGCAACAGAAGAAGACGGAAGATTTCATCAAAAAATTTCAGTCCAATCCCGATTCCACGGGAATCAACCTTGAGAAATTCGACAGTGTCGATGAGAATCTCCGCTCCGTTCGCATCGACAGGGATTACCGTGGCATCGTCTTCAAGGAACCGAAAGGCAATGTGTTCATCCTCCTCTGGGTCGATCATCATGACGATGCCTACGACTGGGGACGCAGCAAGCGCATGCATCTCAATCCCGCCATCGGCGCACTGCAGCTGTATGACGAAGTGATACTTGAAGGACGACTGGCGGAGAATGGTGACGGTGATGAAAGGGAGGAGGTCCTGTTTGCGCATGTGAAGGACAAAGACCTCCTTCGTCTCGGCATCCCCGAGCCCTTCCTTCCCCTGGTGCGCATTGTGAAGGACGAAGCGCATTTCGATGAACTCGAATCCATCTTCCCCGAGGAAGCGGCGGAGGCATTGCTTCTTCTCGCAGCGGGCTGCAGTGTGGAGGAAGCGTGGGCGGAACTCGAGACGGCGCGTCAGGCGAAGATTGATGCTGAGGACTATGCCTCGGCGCTCGCGCATCCCGATTCGCAGCGGCGTTTCCGGCTGCTTTCTGATGACGCGGAGCTGGATGAAATGCTGCAGGCGCCACTGGAACACTGGCGCGTATTCCTGCATCCCACGCAGCGAAAGGTCGTGGAAATGCAAGCGAACGGTCCCATCCGCGTCCTTGGCGGTGCCGGTACCGGAAAGACCGTCGCTGCGATGCACCGGGTGAAATGGCTGCTCGAACATGTGGTGGAGGATGGACAGCGCATTTTGTTCACCACCTTCACACGCAACCTTGCGACAGATATCCAGGAGAACCTGAGACAGCTGCTCAGTGACGAACAGATGAAGCGCGTCGACGTCGTCAACATCGACCGCTGGGCCGATGTGATGCTACGGCACAACGGGTATGAGTTTGGATTGCATTTTCATTCGGGGAATAAATCCATCTGGGAGCAGGTGCTTGGTGGTCGTCCCCTTGACTACCCCGCAGCCTTCCTGCGGGATGAGTGGGAGTGGGTGGTGCAGGAGCAGGGAATCATTACGCAGCAGGAATACTTGCGTGCGCAGCGCTCGGGACGCGGTACCTCGCTCACACTTCGGCAGCGCATGGAAATCTGGCCCCTCTTCGAGGAATACCGCCGCATGCTGGATGAGAAGGGACTGATGGAACCGATGGACGTTGCGCGTGAATGCCGCGGGCTGATCGAACGTGCCGGGAGCGAACTCCCGTATCGTGCGGTAGTGGTGGACGAAGCGCAGGATATGCGTGTTGAAACATATCGCCTGCTGCGCGCTATCGTTCCTCCCCAGCCGAATGATATGTTCATCGTCGGTGACGCGCATCAGCGCATTTACGGTCAGCCCGTGGTGCTGGGTCGCTGCGGTATTGAAATTCGTGGTCGTGCGCGCCGCCTGCGCGTCAACTATCGTACGACGGAGGAAACCCGCCGCTGGGCCGTGGCATTGCTTGAGGGCAGGCAGTTTGACGATCTCGACGGAGAAGCGGACAGTCTGGATGGTTACCGTTCTCTCGTCCACGGCAGCGCTCCTGTCGTGCAGCATTTCCCGAGCTTCGGGGAAGAGGTGGATTTCATCTGCGCCCGCATCGCCGAGCTGCGCGAGGAAGGGGTGGACGACAGAAACATCTGTCTCACCTCCCGTACCAATGAGCAGGTCAACCGCTACAGCGGTGCGCTTGAAGTCAAAGGCCTGCAAGTGAAGATCATCGACAACAGCATGCATGACGACCGCAGTGTGTCCGGCATTCGCCTCGCCACCATGCATCGTGTGAAAGGTCTCGAATTCGGGGCCGTCTTCGTCGCTGGTATGGATGCCGCGACAATGCCTCTGCACTATGCGATGGATTCTGCTGCAGACGCCGCTGCCCGCGCGCAGATCGAAACCATGGAGCGATCGCTGCTGCACGTCGCCGTCACCCGCGCCCGCCGTCGCGCTTTCGTCACCGGCTGGGGTGAGAGAAGTCCACTTCTTGTCAACCTGACCTGA